Genomic DNA from Porites lutea chromosome 4, jaPorLute2.1, whole genome shotgun sequence:
ACTCATCTATTAACTCGTCATGATACTCTCCTTGTAGTTATTATCATCAACTGATTTTAGAAAAATTACTGTTATTCAGTGTATTGTCTTCGTTTATTTACACAGTAATATTATTTCTGATTTTAAACTAAAGGTTAGTAGAAGAAAAGAAGTACAGGTTTACACCAATGGCCTTTTTCAGGTAAGTTTTggtaatatattttttctttagttaaTAATTACAATGAATTAACTAAAGAAAAATGCATTCAACAGAGAACTCAAGACAATTGTGATGAGACGGTAGGTCAGCTCAGGGCAGCCTCtaaaaagacctaaaaattCCTGTCTATTTGGCCgggacaaaaattaaataatacattaaaaatattaatatttgCTGTAGCTGCCCCAAAACTGTGCAAAAATCTCCCATTAAATTTAAGATTGCATGAGCAACTTGGTTGTCATTTTTAAGAATCTTTTTAAAACctacctttttaaaaattggCATTTAACTTGTAATTAATTTCCTCTAAATTTTAAcctttgaatttttattatagTTTTATTGTAAAGTAAGATGAGCAAATAGTGATAATGACACTATATAAAATAATGTCTtatcatcttcttcttcttcttcttcttattattattattattattaatacaagCCAAGATTAGCTGTAGACCATTATTTTCCAGTGAATAAAGGTAATTTTTCCTCACCTATAATATTTTTGAGAATGAACACAAAAACAATACAGTGAAAACCAATAatgtattaatatatttttccttttttgtgttaAACATGCATGTTTTCCTAAATCTCTAATGATAATTTTTAATTGAAGTATGTTGCCGGAGTGGTCACATATCCATTTACACTGGTGTCAAACATGATGATCGTCAACCATGTTGGGTTAGTCTTGctgttatctttatttttatttaagtgTGACCATAGAGTTCAGCTGTAATCAATATTAAACCTTCAATGCACTTAACATTTTCATGAGGCCAAATTTAAGTACAGTGGTCACATTGTCTTCATATGGGGTAACTTTGGAGAACAAAataatccacacccctcccctctccccttcATTCAAAGTTGGAGTGATGGTTGTTTTCTAAATTGAACAGTGCCACAACATCACATGGAGGGGATTGGGGAGGGAAGGCTTtgttttccccttttgaagttGGCAAAATGTCAGAGAGGCGCAAAGGGCAAAGGGTCTCAAGTTATTTTGTCACTGATTGTTGATAACCATAGTAAAAACTACATTTGTACATTCAAGGAGTTTACTGAGAAGGGAGCAGCTGTCAagttttcaataattatttCCTGTAAAAGGTTTTACAGTGTGGGTAAATGGCTGAAAGAAAAGTTTGACCCAGGGCTGTTGTTAAGGGCTGAGGGCCCAGGACTTTCCTTGGCCAAGTTTGAACTACCTACTTTTCATGTAGAAATATCTGAAAACTGACAATGCAAGAACAGTAAAATTAATAAGCCTATTTTTCCTGTTTCCCCAGCTAGTTCATTAAATGTTGGAGGTGGTAAAATTTTAAGCATGGCATGCTGGTAATGACAGCATGAAATCAAGCCATGCTTGGTATAAAAGGAGGAGATATATATATTTGGGAAATGAATTAATGATAAATCAAAACAATAAGTCATGTGGTATCAGATCTGATAATGGTATTGTTCTTTTTTGATGGTTTAGACTTGCCGCAGGTGAACTCCCTGCAATGCCTGTGTTTTCTGGATGGACAGACTGTTTTAAACATCTCAGGAAAACGGTAATGGTCAGGATTTTGAGTGTGAAGAGTATGCTAAGATCTTAGGTTTGCAGATATCTAGCGATCTTACGTGGAATAACCACATATCCAATAATATTGTTCGTGTGATGAGGCGCTTTCCATGACTGGGCTAGTCCCCTTACACAGGTGCCATGAGTTCTTAAGTGACAATCTTTTTAATTACATCCTGTGTAATCCTTCGCACAAGCTGTACAGATTCCTCCCTTCTAAGAACAAGTGCGAGGTcaatatctatctatctatcttatGACTGCATTACATGTGTGATTTCAGAATTAAAGAATAATACTTGCAAAGTATAAAATAGTTATTTAAAACTGCACAATGTGCATGGTTATTTTTTGAGATGTCATCTTCAAAAAAACCATGCCTTTTACTCAGTTAATTACAGCTGATTTCAGTGCTGTGTATACACCCTGATTTTTAGACATGATTTGACCGTCATGATTCGACCGAGAGGTTACCAAGCAGTACAGTATCCTACAGGAATCAAAGCACACAATCTGAAAGTTACTTTAGTGATAGCTTGAATGTTTCTCttgtaattcagaaaaagaggACTGTGATCcataaatttgttgttttttttttcagacaacaGCCTATCATACAAGTCACGCAATCTGATCGTAATACATGTTATCGGGCGTGTGGACGTCACGATTAATAAGTTTTTCGGCTCCTTTCTTAACTGTTTTTGGGCTTCTACCTTGatctttaaagaaatatcataCTTTAccctttttcaataaaaacaaatgttgctttcttttttgtatggttttctttatttgtgcTCACTAGGGTCATAGGTCGAGGACCGAAcattgtgatatttttcaacggtcgacaaactttcaaactctCCAGCAAAATCTTTCACAACGGCAGACTGATCAATTTATCTGTTGATTTCTTCTGCAAAACGTCAAGTTTTCCTGTAGTTTTTTAACCATGCGGAAGCTAAGTAAGGACGAAAAAGTACCAACTTGAAGAAATATAAATTTGCCTCCCTGTTAACTAAATTTGTATCACTGTTACATGTAAATTGCGGGTGGTATTCACAACGGCAAAATACCGAAACCTTGTCATACGAAAGAAGACAAACGATAAACCATCGGACTATTTCGCTTTTCGCCGTATTGATAATGTTTCGTCCATTATGAAATCGCCTACACAAATACATTCGAACTCGGCAATCGAAATCCAGGTTTATCACCTGATCATATGTTATCATAATTTCTGTATCATGTCGCCGCTTTCCAGGCAACAAAGCTTTCCTCTTCAGGTAAAACGCATTTGTCGGGATTCTAGCTTCGTTACACTTATGTCCTTTAGTGCTAAGCTTTCCCTGCTAGCTAGATTTTTCTCTCACTGTTTCGGATCCCACGGCAGAACtctcaattatttttgcaaCCGTTTACGGTTTACGTACTGCCAAGCGATACGTCACGTGATTAGTGTCGAATCATGACAGGTCGAATCATGACCGTCGAATCATGTCTGAAAATCCGGGTGTATACATAGCAATGAAATCAGCTGTAAGGTAAATGCATGGTCATTGCTAACCAAGAtcttacaattttattttttatttgaaaggaagaaaaaacacTATGATTCGAAACAAGTTTACATTTACAAGTGACTTCATAGTAAAAAATAATGATCTTCTCTATTCCAGGGTAACTTGTGGCGAGGATCCAGCATGTTCCGACGGACTGTTCGCCAAGTAAAAGGGAACTAGTGATCAAGCAACAAACACAGTTTTTCAAAGCCTGTGAAGTCTTACTTCTTTCAATATTCTTATCTGAAGATGTGTTGGCTGGCAAGTGCtgacacagaaaaaaaagttcCATCCAagccaggccccagttgttcaaaagcctTCCAactggccctggttgttcaaaagttggatagcactatccacaaGATAAATTGCTATCCAGCTGATAAGTAGTAGGAAGACCAATTATTGcattatccgctggatagtgatttatccattggatagcgctatccactttttgaacaactggagccagATAAAAAACTGCTTTCCACCCTGGCCATGGAAATAATAATTTGTCTGGTGGATACCGCCATCCATCTGGGAGCTTAACATTATTTTATAACCTTGTTGTAGTGCCATTTTTTCTCTTATCACATCCTAATAAAGTATTAATTTAAAGGATTAATTTCTGTCCCTCAGAGCACGGCCGTCAACAAGATTGCTAGCTGCTAGGTATTATTATGCAATTAGTAGGCAGGGAATTAAATGGCTAGTAAGTTCTTTGCCTCTATGTAGTTTACTTTtatttcctatgaaagtagccagtgGTCATGCTTTGAAGATCAATTGATGAAAATAAATCATTAATTTGGCCAGATGACCTTAACTAGCATCTGGTGGCTTGATTTACTGGTAACTTCACCTTTAAGTCTTTTGATGTAACTTCACACTTCAGTGCACTCAGACCCACCTCCAGCTGGCTTCCCTAGGGAATTTATAGCCGCGCAGAGATCACCCCAATGCATGGCCAAGATCAAAAGTCAATAATTTTGATTCATGAAACGCAAAATTGTTGTTCGTGAACTCGTGACAAGACCAAGACCCCCCCTCGGCTTTTAGTATCTGGTTTGCATCAGTCCTTAGAGACAGTCCTGCAGTGTCAATTCATTTTTCAAGCAAGGTTGCCATTGTGAgcacagtcaactccctttatagcagACACTGTTGGGaccttgagttagtgtcctTCTTAgtgagagtccgtaatagcgggagtttatttcagtcaaacatctgtaatttgtttttgcccgtgatttagctgctgtccttATTATTAGGGTGTCCATTATAGCTGGGTGTCCGCAaggcaagagttgactgtacaagggatgaagaaaaaaaagtaaatgaaaaaaaaaactttgtaagGGGATGGGGGATTCTTATATTTCACAGACTATTGTTGGGCTTTTAAAAGGCACGTCAATAAATTATGAGTAAAATACAGTTGGTGCTTTTGCTAATTTTCAGAGGAAGGAATCATTGACCTTTTTAGAATTCTTTTTACCAGTTCAGTGTATGATATTATTGGAAAAGTTTACAGTTAAGTGTGGCAGAAAGgatatttttgtaattcttAACAGGCTTCCTCCTTGAAATATTTGCATtaaaacgcaatttcaactgtAATTTGGTTCATATTTTCCATCATTTTTGACACTCCTCACACATGATAAACATTAGTGTACAACCATTTATGGTCTTTGGTGTCCAAGCTAAGAAGACATACTGAAGCAGGTCGATCTCTTAACCGGAGTCCTTGGGCTCCATATTCTCCAACTGAACCCTAATAGACAGACAAGTGACCAACAAAAAACCCACAGACTCTTCAGTAGGTATAAAATTGAGAACTATCAACAAACTATATAGATGTATGAAGTTTGGgaccttatactactacatgagaaatttctgcaatttgattggtttagagcagtggtatttcagcttaatttgaaatacctacatgtgaaaattacagaccttttgcaggtagtagtataaacaaataatagcatgatttgtatgtgaaatttggcataaataccactcgtgatatttcaaaattgtctcaaatttcactcgcctaacggctcgtgaaattacatataacaattttgaaatatcacgcgtggtatttatgccaaatatcactacaaatcatgctattacctatactaatactGAACCTGTACCAATGTACTGGCCCAACACTTTTAGTGTTCCTAGATAATgcttagggtggatttccactgtcatgtaatagaggcaatgtatgaaatgCCACAAGGTTGAACTTTCACACTTAGATgagaccttccatacattgggtctattttatttacatgCATTAAATTTATGCGGGTTGTAAAAATTTTGGggcagtggaaatccaccttaagtGCAAGTATTTCAACACTAGTTTTCCTCTGAGTGCAGTTTTAATTGAGCTTTTGGTTTAATGTTGAAAGTAACAAAGCAACAAGAGAAAATTATTACAATAAATTTGGATTATGGCTGGCTCTAAACTGCTCCATGGTGAATGATGATAGATAAAGAAGCGTAACACTGACCTATCAAGTTATTACTTCAAATTGCAACTTTattgagggacaaaagtgtgaCGTTTTTCAATAGTCATGAAACTAGAGTAACTGTTAATCTACATAATTCTGAAATCTAGACCTGTCTAAGAAAACAGCCATCATTTCTCGATGAAACCACTggttttcctgaaaaatgacatctgagaattGCGTGcagaattccatactgatgatgtatcactacccaaatctgggtagtgattcTGATTAGTTGAGGCAAATTTCCTATTCAGCAcagccaatcaaaagcactaccttGATCTGGTCTTGACacctcatcagtatggaatgtTTGCGCTTGTTTCTTAGATGTCATTTCACAGGgtaaccagtggtggcatcacataatgtcagctgttttctcaggctaatctTCACCTTCCCTTCTTAGTGCAAAATTATAAGTGACAGAGTATTTGTCATTCAGCAAACAGAGCACAGAGAAATAATCCTTCTCCTTGCCAGATTAAAAAAACACTCACTTGACTTGTTATTAATAACACAGATGAGATTCTAAATCACTTCTCTAGCTTACTATGCTGATAAATAATACTGTTTAGTTGATACATACACTTTTGAATAAACCTGGGATATAATgctataataattataacaaaaggTTGTAAGATGTAAAACAAACATGCCCACAGATGCCTAATGCTGAACACATGAATCCCAACCCTCTTAGTATTCTACTgtgcacaggtagcccaaaccCTACTGAGACTACAATGAATGCCATATTACCTATATAGTAATGACAGACACTGGGAGAATACGACAATTTGTAGAGGAATAGTTTTGCAGTATCCTACGCAAATTCAGAAAAATCTTTCACAGCCTTCCCTTAAAAAATATCATCACTATGACAACTTATATTTACTATGACCTTAGCAGACTTAGACTTAAAACTTAAGCTCAATGGAAggacaaatgtaacaaaaacatttttaaagaaaaagcaaTTTCAGTCTCAATTCTTTTTTGAAAGAGGTAGAATTAAAGTAAACTAAAACATATAGCCAGAGCTTCCTCTACAAACAGCAGTAGTAGTGTAGAATATTTAACATAAAACCATACTATTTCACCGTGAAACTCCCAAAATTGTGATCACCAGAACTATTTCTCCAATGTTATTCTGCtacaagaagaaagcaaatcAATCGAGGAAAAAACTTAGCAGCAACTATTAATAGTTTTGTGACTTGCTCGCATGTCCCGATCTTTGTTGGAATTGGTCACAACAAAGTAAATATTACTGAAATATTTTAGGTGTTTATGGTTTCAAGAGTTTAACAGTAATAACAGACACAATGGTGCATGCCCAagaattttacggtaaaaaCCACTTCCAGTACCatattgttatcatttttgaaaaacaatggTATTGTTCCCTACTTCTTTATTTATCATTCCCGATGAAAGTTCCTTTAAAGTAAGTCTTTCTCATTCAATGTAGTCTCATGAGACACTATGAATGATCAAGAACTGAAAAAGTGTTAACTATGCAGTTTGAAATTCCAGGGCTTGATGGTGTATGACTTAACCATTCAATATAATACCCTCGCCCCATTTGCATTACTATGGGTATGGTAATTTGCCTTttcctacaaaacaaacagaagaTGAAAAGTACCACCACTACTTCCTCCAGAAGACTCATTTTTCGCTTgcttggactttttttttttcaggtcaaGTGGCTACCAATCAACAATAATATTTAGAAATTACTTTTGAGCCTTGAGAGAAAATTTCTTGGGTAGGGATGAAATGAAATGGCTCACTTCTACATAGAAATTTGACTGTACAGCCAACAAGAAATACAGGAAGTTACATGTTGATCGATCGATCATCGGAAAGCTAGATTATAAATAAAAAGTGCTCCATATTTGTCAATAATTGTCAATTGATTAGTTATGTTTGTCCATAAAAGTTGATAATCACAATGATCCCAGTACAGCCAATCAATTTCGATAGACTTTGGAGACTTTTCTGAGTTCTTTAACTGCTCAAGACACTACTTGTTACGAACCGATATAAAACCGTTCAAATGAATATTGCAACAGCTCAAATAGACTTTAAACTGTCCTTCGCCGATTTAATGTGGCCCAAAACTTTTCGAACAGATGTTAATAATTTGCTAATGGATATTGAAACTGTTGCTTCTGAACCTTTTTTTCTACCAATAGCCTGAGTTTTCGTATAAAGGTCAATGATAACACCAATTTTGATAGAAATCAATAATCACAAGAAATCGATTTTTATCGGCAACGATCGATTTTAGTCGACTATCGACATGTAACGTCCTGGAAATATAACTGTTGAATTAAAAAAACCCAAATAAAGGACTCACTGTAATTCATGCCACCAGTGTATGAACGTACGACAAAAGCAGTTTATGCAAGTCTGTGATCAATTCTTTGACAGAAATCCTAGCATTTTGTGCGGCTATACTCTTTAACTTTGCTTTTCTAATCCTTGAAAAACCTGAACACGATGTCCCTTCAGTTCGCTCACGAAAAGACGTCCATCAGGGGCGATTGAGAGGTCGACCGGGAAAGTTAATTGTCCTTGACCTTGCCCACGACTTCCAAACTTCGTTAGAAACTTGCCTTCCAAATCAAAAACTTGTATTCGGTTATTCCAGCCATCACAGACCAGCAACTGTCCATGTTGGTCAACTACTAGTCCACGAGGTCTGTTAAACTGCCCGTCGCCGAAGCCTGCTGCACCGATCTTAGATAGAAAGCGTCCTTGATTGTCGAACACTCTCACGCACTGATCGTCACTGTACGACACAAAGTACTTTTCGTGACTGCTAGCGACGTACGAAGGTCGGTTGGTCGTGGAAGGATCGCCAAATTTCATGACTAATGCCCCCTCGGtagaataaacttgaacttcACTGCTCTTCTCACCGCCACTGCACACCGCTATGTTGCCATCGTGTGTCAAACAAACGCCCCAAGGATTTTTCATTTGATGTTCGCCGATCTTTCGCATAAATTCCCCGGCTGATGAGTAAACCGATATTCTGTGATTATCCGAGTCGGCCAACACgatgttgttttctttatcgTAGGTTACTCCATCAGGAAAATTCAAACAACCCACGTCGTCCACTCCTTGACTTCCAAACACTCTCTGAAAGTGTCCATCGCCGCTAAAAACTTGGACACGGTGATTACAAGTATCTACAACAGCAACTTCAccagcactgctgacagctattCCATGAGGATACTGAAATTGGCCGACATCAGTTCCAATAGAACCAAACGTTCCTAACGCTGACGCCATCTTTCTCCTCTTTCTAGACGCGGAGGTATGCTGGGTAATTTTTCACCACGCTTTCGAGATTATGTTCGCCACATCTGATTGGTTCATCATTTCCCGCGAATGGAGATCAAGAATTAGCATAATTTGCTTAACCTTTTTGTTCCAAACTGTTGCGTGTTGCGACAcacaaaaaagaatgaaaaatagCAGTATATTTATAGGCTTTGATATAGGCCTTGTCACACTGAGCGACTGTTTCTTGCAACTTGTCAAGTTTCTTGGCGACCCAAGTTTCAAGAAAACTTGCCCGGGGCCGGGTACTCCTGGcatactgacatgcagttaatcccactagagaaaattcattcttctcgtgactcagttcgtaaggccaggaagtcgcatttgatagataaggccatgactcttgaacctcatggtctaaaccgccgtgacgaattattgtaatccatatccttagtatttttcctatCCAGTTTtcatgttgtacgtcatttccgcctctcccttttattgcgacattcttcatctatataatattgtgattgctacattcAGTatcatctgtaaacctgaagaaggctggtatggccagccgaaatattgttataaaaaacaatacacgttgttttaaatcagacttgcagtagtctttggacttctcgttcttggttctttatattttggctgattagaactcttttctagagatccaacgtttacaattagcaggatcttcgtccacggtttttgcagttaatttaatcctttattattGAGTACTCCTGAGTATTCTTgttgggggtgtgccgcccggttctccaaatttTTTcacaccctttttcagacctggcctctaaaacccatacccgttttcagacccgaatttgcatatttttctttcttccttagTCTAATGTGGAGCTGAaatgataaatacgttcatacactcccgtagttccatcgaaaaccatacccgattccagaccaaaataggttaagtctatacccgttttcggAGGTTTTCGGACAAAAACGCCGCAAACCCGTACCCTTagagcggcacatacctacctatatggcttatataggggagtcccccctcccccgggacTTGCCCAGTGGGAACAGCCCCTGAAATCGTAACGTTTCTGGCAATTGTCAagcccaacctcgttcccaggttctctctcctaacGAGGTTGGCAACAAGCCCTGTTCGAAGACGAAACACGCTTAAACTCCCGCAACGCAATATATAACAAGCCAACAAACGATTACCACGAACAGGGTAAGTTCTTACCATGAAAAGTCATATTCTTTGTTTATAGATAACCGAGGATCATGCTCATCACTTACAGGACCCTATGACCCGAAGCCTACATCTCCCGATCCCATACAAGCTCTTGGAGTCAACCTCTTCCAactcccgagtagatttataatttataattttttataattaGAGCGGTTCCCAGATGAGGCTTGGCATGTCGACAGTGgaaagagccaatcacaacgacgtAATGACAGTCCTATTCTACagtcttttagtaaaatccaactagtggtctattatcaatgctgcgttctgattggttgagctactactaggctatatgttatagcacactggtagcgaaaagcgcgggctcagtttggcggcaaaaaaggattaaagtctagctttaattagctaaaaaaattttattctcgatattttagaccaactagttggattgtttttcataattattcctctcgcccttatAGCCACTGAGTCattgggctattgactcagagcccattcgggctcgaggaataattattaaatagtCTCGCGGAAATATGAcccttttcgcgggaaacaagccgttctattcTAATCTATtagggaaagggttgactcaagaaatcaGTGGAGATAGAGGCTCCGGGTGCTAAGGTACGGCCCAGCTTCGAGCAGTTCGATCATAGGCTACAAAAGAAGTAATTCCCGCTACTTCAGTAACGTCAAAAATGGTACGTAAAAGGGTAAGGGCTTGGACCTTGGAGCGGAACCTCCCCCTATAAACTTTTTTGAGTACCCCTGGGGTTTCACTCCTCCACCGGCGAAACACCAAGGCCGGTTTCTTTTAAACCTACCCCCTGCGTTCATGGACTTTGACTTCATGGTTCACCCTGCTTTGGTATGCAGACTGGGTAGCCAGGggaaagcgccctggggacgcgGTTGGACTGGGTAGCCCTATACAGATCTAGCCCAATAAACGAACCTAACGAAAGTTTGCAGCCATTCGAGTGAACAAGGCCGAAAAGTTAGGGGTTTTTTTGCCCGGGCTCAAAAATCACACCAGTGACgggaaaggaaaggagaaaaagaaagagcgaggaggaagaaaggagaAGAGTcgaaagcaatggttgcactcttattGGCTACTTTGGACATACTTTTTTAGCTGTTCGACGGCTAACTTTATTTTAACTGGGATTTAGAGTAGCTCGTAAGAGCTAGTACCCTCGAGAAtaaatcaacaaacaaaaataaataaattagttaGTAAAAATAACCACTTGTATGTGCATACAAATTATAGTCTAGTCTAAAAGCTACACAGCAGTACCGCGTTTGAATGCGACGAGTGTCTCGGAAGTTAAAATGCTATCAGTCAACGTTTTCCACACTTGAGTGGTATTGTTCTTACACTGGGTAAATCTAACTTTTAGGCGCCCCTGAGGTTGTACGCTGTTGCTTGCTCTCTCTGTAGAGATCTTAACTGATATGATGGAGTAATTCCATTAATACTCTTGTATGTGGCGTACATATTCTAAACACGCCAGTGTTCAAGATTATTGCTGCAAATGAATGTACCCTGTAGTGGTTTACTAGTAAGCCTAGTTGATTCCTTTTtggcattttccttttttaaaattttcccttttatgatttttttgttacaatgttattgcaattaggtgtatatatAGTTACATCTTTTTGCGAAGCCAATAAATTAAATCGGAAGGAGAAAGGGTGGTAGGAAGGGGAGAGCGCCGAAAGAGCCAGGTATAGGGTAGGATCGTGGgactcgaaaaaaaaagaagagattgATTCAGGCgggaggaaagaaagaaagcgaCAAGAAGACGAGGCAGGGCAAAACAGTGtacagttcagttcagttcaacTGAAGGCTGAggtcatgccctctccctattatccctctctgtttcttataaaaaaaaaaaaaaaaaacagatcgaAAGTTAACAACATGGCCGAGAGGTCAGCGCTTCGGACTCACAATCccgcggtcccgggttcgagtcttGCTCTGGttacttgctggatttgttctcggttgtCCAGAGTttaaatcctcggccacgcttgtaaatagccaccTGGTTGCCTCCTGTCAGTTGGGGTTATTAATCCTGTTATTTTCTATTTAggttatttgtttctaattataTAAGTGGAGTGCCTGTATTCTTAAGTAGCTGGGggtaagctaagtgcactttccgcTTTAAACAAACCTCCAACCTTTTCCTCGCCagaaaaaattaagaacctaaacCAAAACACAGACAAACTAATGGTCATTCAactaattttttatttacaaaaatatttataCTGTTTATATATACGACTGCTGACAATCGACAAAGAGAACTTAGAATTCCCTTGATGGGTTCTTGTACGTCTAAGAAAACGTAGAATTACTCGAAAGTTTGAAGAATCCCACGAGATTTGGCACTAACTTGACGTACTCTcttaatttgtattttaatgaTATCTTTCGAACAAGAAAATATTATCCTCATTCGATGTATTAAGCAATGTCGCAAACatttaaactcaaattttgaaTATTCCAAACAAGACACCTTCAAAGGGATCAAATATCCCCGCATTTTAAAAGggattctttctttttcctccaGGTTTTCCAGACAGCCAGACCGGTAGTTTTCTCGCGGCGTTTTCTTTAGGAGTAGGGTGGGGTTTCCCTGGGGGCTTCCCTGGGGCTTTCACTGGTCGGGTGCTGGACGTAAAGGAACTCTGGCTAAGAGGATAATCGGATCCGCTAAAAGTCGCCACCCCAAGTGACAGTTCCAAAATGGCGATGACCAGTTTAATATGACCATAGGAAACGTGATCCGGCAAGCGTTCTTTGATAACTGATAACTTGCTTAtgtctaaaaaaagaaaagagaaatacaGTAATTTATTGTGAAAACTAAGATGGCTTAAAGCATTAACCGTGAGCAAATTTCAAGGCTTTCTCTACACTCCCTTTGAAACGATAACTTCCTCCCTCCCTATTTTCGAGTCATTTagcgcgcttcaaatgtaatattcctcgttctagaATAGGGGGCGAAGTCAGAACAGGGGCGAACG
This window encodes:
- the LOC140935774 gene encoding protein brain tumor-like, which encodes MASALGTFGSIGTDVGQFQYPHGIAVSSAGEVAVVDTCNHRVQVFSGDGHFQRVFGSQGVDDVGCLNFPDGVTYDKENNIVLADSDNHRISVYSSAGEFMRKIGEHQMKNPWGVCLTHDGNIAVCSGGEKSSEVQVYSTEGALVMKFGDPSTTNRPSYVASSHEKYFVSYSDDQCVRVFDNQGRFLSKIGAAGFGDGQFNRPRGLVVDQHGQLLVCDGWNNRIQVFDLEGKFLTKFGSRGQGQGQLTFPVDLSIAPDGRLFVSELKGHRVQVFQGLEKQS